The Bacteroidota bacterium genome window below encodes:
- a CDS encoding nucleoside phosphorylase, whose protein sequence is MNTKAQIPESELILNADNSVYHLNLKAEDIADTIILVGDKDRVPLISSFFDSIEITKQKREFVTHTGFYKNKRISVLSTGIGTDNIDIVLNELDALVNIDLEKRTIKEKSKSLNFIRIGTCGAIHEEIPINSFIVSHYGLGFDNLLKFYKCSYRKDEKEIYDKLKVFLKQKNTELPFYLFAASEKMKKYFSDKYFKGITITAPGFFGPQGRSVRTELTYPKLIDALSEFEHKGNKILNFEMETSAIFGLSRILGHNAITVDLVLANRITKQASANYNHKMKDLAVQVLDIISK, encoded by the coding sequence AATGCCGATAATAGTGTTTACCACTTAAATCTAAAAGCTGAAGATATTGCCGATACAATAATTCTTGTTGGAGATAAAGATAGAGTACCATTGATTTCTTCATTTTTTGATTCAATTGAAATTACAAAACAAAAACGTGAATTTGTTACACATACAGGATTTTATAAAAATAAAAGAATAAGTGTATTATCAACAGGAATTGGAACAGACAATATCGACATTGTTCTGAATGAATTAGATGCACTTGTAAATATTGACCTTGAGAAACGAACAATAAAAGAAAAAAGTAAAAGTTTGAATTTTATTAGAATAGGAACTTGCGGTGCAATTCATGAGGAAATACCAATTAATTCCTTTATAGTTTCTCATTATGGATTAGGATTTGATAATTTGCTAAAGTTTTATAAATGCAGTTACAGAAAGGATGAAAAAGAAATTTATGATAAATTAAAAGTCTTTTTAAAACAAAAAAATACTGAACTCCCTTTTTACCTTTTTGCTGCTTCCGAAAAAATGAAAAAATATTTTTCGGATAAATATTTTAAGGGAATAACAATAACAGCACCCGGATTTTTTGGTCCTCAAGGCAGGTCGGTTCGTACCGAACTTACTTATCCTAAATTGATTGATGCCTTAAGTGAATTTGAACATAAAGGAAATAAAATTCTGAATTTTGAAATGGAAACATCTGCAATTTTTGGTTTATCACGAATATTAGGACACAATGCAATTACAGTTGACCTTGTTCTTGCAAACCGTATTACAAAGCAAGCATCAGCAAATTATAATCACAAAATGAAAGACTTGGCAGTTCAAGTTTTGGATATTATTTCTAAGGA